From Roseburia hominis, the proteins below share one genomic window:
- the hydA gene encoding dihydropyrimidinase, whose amino-acid sequence MLIKNGVIIGGKERVRRDIRLKDGKIATIAEELSAEEQEEVIDAAGGYILPGGVDAHTHLDMPAGECMTADDYLTGTKAAVIGGTTTVMDFAEYEEGESLKDALACWHKKAAGKAYCDYSFHMTVSGWDEHMKAQIKETKEQGITSFKAYTAYQDGIGVNDSQMFRILQCMRELGTLLCVHCENGAILEALQADLRAKDASDPGNHPKSRPNLVEKEAVSRVIDMAAIVGVPVYIVHVSTREAIEVIEQAKKRGQEVYAETCPQYLLLDESKYDLPGFESAKYVLSPPLRTVKDQEALWKALKEHRVDTVSTDHCSFRFEDQKSLGKEDFTRIPNGMPGIENRMELILTYGSRHGMSLEEIVEVTAENPAKIFGLYPEKGVIQEGSDADLIVVKEDCPHKISAANQHENVDYTPYEGVESTYQIQHVFVKGKHAVEEGKWLLEKPEGKFLTCK is encoded by the coding sequence ATGCTGATTAAAAATGGAGTCATTATTGGTGGCAAGGAGCGGGTACGGCGTGACATTCGTCTGAAAGATGGAAAGATTGCCACGATTGCCGAAGAGCTAAGTGCCGAAGAGCAGGAAGAAGTCATTGATGCTGCGGGAGGATATATTCTTCCGGGAGGCGTCGATGCACATACGCATCTGGATATGCCTGCAGGCGAGTGTATGACTGCCGATGATTATCTGACAGGAACGAAGGCTGCAGTTATAGGCGGAACGACTACGGTGATGGATTTTGCTGAGTATGAGGAGGGAGAGTCGCTGAAGGACGCCCTTGCCTGCTGGCATAAGAAGGCGGCTGGAAAGGCGTATTGCGATTATAGTTTTCATATGACAGTATCCGGCTGGGATGAGCATATGAAGGCGCAGATAAAAGAAACAAAAGAACAGGGAATTACGTCTTTTAAGGCGTATACCGCTTATCAGGACGGAATCGGAGTGAATGACTCGCAGATGTTTCGGATCTTGCAGTGCATGAGGGAATTGGGGACCCTTTTGTGTGTACACTGTGAAAATGGAGCAATCCTGGAGGCTCTGCAGGCGGACCTGCGGGCAAAGGATGCGTCTGATCCGGGAAATCATCCGAAGTCAAGACCGAATCTGGTAGAGAAAGAGGCAGTGTCCCGAGTCATCGATATGGCGGCGATTGTCGGCGTTCCGGTGTACATTGTCCACGTAAGCACCAGGGAAGCGATCGAGGTCATTGAGCAGGCGAAGAAGCGGGGACAGGAGGTCTATGCGGAGACCTGTCCGCAGTATCTTCTGCTGGACGAGAGCAAATATGATCTTCCGGGCTTTGAAAGCGCAAAGTACGTATTATCACCGCCGCTTCGGACTGTGAAAGACCAGGAGGCACTCTGGAAGGCGCTTAAGGAGCATAGAGTGGACACCGTGTCCACGGACCATTGTTCTTTCCGATTTGAAGATCAGAAAAGCCTTGGAAAAGAAGATTTTACAAGAATCCCGAATGGGATGCCGGGAATTGAGAATCGTATGGAGTTAATACTCACTTACGGCAGCAGGCATGGTATGAGCCTGGAGGAGATTGTAGAGGTTACAGCGGAGAATCCGGCGAAAATATTTGGTCTTTATCCGGAAAAAGGGGTGATTCAGGAAGGCAGCGATGCAGATCTTATCGTGGTAAAAGAAGATTGTCCACATAAGATCAGCGCGGCCAACCAGCATGAAAATGTGGATTATACACCGTATGAAGGAGTAGAATCTACTTATCAGATCCAGCATGTTTTTGTGAAAGGAAAGCATGCGGTAGAAGAGGGTAAATGGCTTCTCGAAAAACCGGAAGGAAAGTTCCTTACCTGCAAATAG
- a CDS encoding solute carrier family 23 protein, whose amino-acid sequence MKTNTSAGTNVSTAIYELDGRPPFAQAFPLGLQQLLAMFVGNIVPMLLVSSSAGLSTAESTLLLQCSLLGAGVATLIQVFPIKLGLIKIGSGLPVMMGLTYTFLPICISVSIQYGLAALFGAQLIGGIASIFIGLALPKVRRFFPPIVTGTIIVSIGISCFPTAAYNLAGGQGAADMGALHNWVIGVVVIAVIMICSGFGKGLVNAAAILIGMVAGYIVAVIWGIVDFSAVSEAAWFALPRPMAFGIEFHWDFAIVFVLLFFINAVEMTGDFTVSATGGLGRQPKDSELRGGIIGNAIACIFSSFFNCFATGTYSQCSGIVALTKVCSRYVMGCGAATLVVSAFCPKLSAILSTIPNCVIGGATVVVFSMIAMSGMSLVARSRFTSRSMLLCGTSLALGLGISFAKDTLAGTGEYVQMFFGESSIILVAGTALILNILLPKDKVDQEVEQEIMEEIRQTAE is encoded by the coding sequence ATGAAAACTAATACTTCAGCAGGTACTAATGTCAGTACCGCAATTTATGAATTGGACGGCAGACCGCCTTTTGCACAGGCATTTCCTTTAGGATTACAGCAGTTATTGGCAATGTTCGTTGGTAATATCGTACCGATGTTGTTAGTGTCAAGCAGTGCAGGACTCTCCACTGCTGAATCGACTCTTTTACTTCAGTGTTCCCTTCTTGGGGCAGGTGTGGCAACATTGATTCAGGTCTTTCCTATTAAATTGGGATTGATCAAGATTGGTTCAGGACTTCCCGTTATGATGGGACTTACTTATACATTCCTTCCAATCTGTATCTCTGTTTCCATCCAGTATGGTCTGGCAGCACTTTTCGGAGCACAGTTGATTGGAGGGATTGCATCTATTTTTATTGGTTTGGCACTGCCGAAGGTACGGAGATTCTTCCCGCCGATCGTTACCGGAACGATCATTGTTTCGATTGGTATTTCGTGTTTCCCAACGGCAGCTTACAATCTTGCAGGAGGACAGGGCGCAGCAGATATGGGAGCCTTACATAACTGGGTGATTGGAGTTGTTGTTATAGCTGTGATCATGATCTGTTCAGGATTCGGCAAAGGACTTGTCAATGCCGCAGCAATCCTGATCGGTATGGTCGCAGGATACATCGTTGCAGTTATCTGGGGAATTGTAGATTTCTCAGCAGTCTCTGAGGCAGCATGGTTCGCACTTCCGAGACCGATGGCATTCGGAATAGAATTCCACTGGGATTTTGCAATCGTATTCGTATTATTGTTCTTCATTAATGCGGTAGAGATGACTGGAGATTTCACTGTGTCTGCAACGGGTGGTCTTGGAAGACAGCCTAAAGATTCAGAGCTCAGAGGAGGTATCATCGGAAATGCAATAGCATGTATCTTCTCTTCATTTTTCAACTGTTTTGCGACAGGAACTTATAGCCAGTGTTCAGGAATTGTAGCGCTTACAAAAGTATGTAGCAGATATGTTATGGGTTGTGGAGCGGCAACTCTGGTCGTTTCAGCATTCTGCCCGAAACTTTCAGCAATTTTGTCCACGATTCCGAATTGCGTAATCGGAGGAGCGACAGTAGTTGTGTTCTCTATGATCGCAATGTCTGGTATGAGCCTGGTAGCAAGAAGCCGGTTCACAAGCAGGAGCATGCTTCTGTGTGGAACATCATTGGCATTAGGACTTGGTATCTCGTTTGCAAAGGACACACTTGCGGGTACCGGAGAATATGTTCAGATGTTCTTTGGAGAATCAAGTATCATTCTTGTAGCCGGAACTGCGCTGATTTTAAATATTCTTCTGCCGAAGGATAAGGTAGATCAGGAGGTTGAGCAGGAAATCATGGAGGAGATCCGTCAGACAGCAGAGTAG